CTGGTTTGCCATAACTGCCATTCTGGCGCCTCAGCTGTTGGCAAAGTGCCTGGCTCAACCCCTGGGTTTTCCCTGAATCGACCCTTAGTCGGCTCAGGGGATGGCACTGATCGACCTAGGGGACTGGTGTTCAACACCAGTCCCCTAGGCCACAGACGATGCTTGCCACCGCGTTTTCGCAGGTGGCGCTCGCGCCACCTTGCGTGCAACCCGGCCGGGGCGTGGTTATTCACCACGCCCCTAGTTGGGCCCTCCATGGCAAAGTGAACCTGGTTCCATTCAGTCAGGTGTGGTTGCGCCAATTTCTGACTCGCAGCATGGATCAGGCCAGGCCCTCGGTTTGGCCTACGCCAGTTCGCCGCTAGCCCCAGTCGGTTTGGGCAAAACCCCCAGCTGGGCTCGCCCTAGTGGAGTGTAAAGCGAGCGGCCGCCGCGGCCTTGACCCAGATCGGAACGCATCAACACAACCTCGCCAATGCTCCATTCAGGACCGCGGTAGATCGACATGGCCGTCATTACCTCTTCCAACACCTGGTCTCTGCCGCGGTCCCGGCGGCTGCGGCGGCTGCGGCGGGCAATGGTCAGGTGGGGCCGGTGGGTTGGGTTGTCCGGCCGCGGCTCAGGCCCAAGCCTGGTCAAGGCGGCCATCAGCCGGGTCAGCTCTTTGACCTGGCCGCCCAGGCCAATCCAGGCCGTAGTTCCCCTGAACCAACCAGAGCCCGACAGGTGAACGGTCATGGCTGCCAGCCCAGCCACAGCCTCGGCCAAGGCTCCTGCCAAAAGCTGCGCTGCGGCATCGGGCGCCTCCCCGTAAAAGGCCAAGGTGATATGCCAATTCTCCAGCGGAATGAGGGCGCGGCCGGCTTCAGGCAGATGCGGCGCCAAGGCTCCGGCCAGGTGGCTAGAGACCGGTTCAGGTAGCT
The sequence above is drawn from the Micrococcales bacterium genome and encodes:
- the thpR gene encoding RNA 2',3'-cyclic phosphodiesterase; the encoded protein is MRLFAAAELPEPVSSHLAGALAPHLPEAGRALIPLENWHITLAFYGEAPDAAAQLLAGALAEAVAGLAAMTVHLSGSGWFRGTTAWIGLGGQVKELTRLMAALTRLGPEPRPDNPTHRPHLTIARRSRRSRRDRGRDQVLEEVMTAMSIYRGPEWSIGEVVLMRSDLGQGRGGRSLYTPLGRAQLGVLPKPTGASGELA